Proteins from a single region of Arctopsyche grandis isolate Sample6627 chromosome 1, ASM5162203v2, whole genome shotgun sequence:
- the LOC143913876 gene encoding uncharacterized protein LOC143913876: MRGSNLKKRIKKTLITTTEAPQPGCSQTAQMETEWQFPKHTAKNVKDVAPEFKIQEKNKFEGLLEVSDVPRSGGRIPPIIMTATGTHGSMIESIKKFIKDFTMTYIGQNNVKIQCKSLEDFKKLRDGLTPDRQFHTFSRKEEKEIKSVVRGLPKLPEADIKDDIIRQGFPVTKVIQMKTKEPRSNATELYLVFFEPSVSAKKIKEIRYICYTKVSVVKYTSKSQNITQCFRCQEYGHAAKNCNRQAKCVKCAGTHLTAQCNKGIVTPAVCSGCSGSHPANFKDCPKRQSYLKMLESRKNRASIVKANPWKLPVAQPQNIPVVNDHNFPKLPTIKTPSPNIPNIPKKPHQPTNPNIQPTTDLTSMASMTKMLKILQEIRAKASGCTDKLELALMLVEYLDVFD, from the coding sequence atgcgaggatccaacctgaaaaagcgaattaagaagacactgataactacaaccgaagctcctcaaccaggctgctctcagaccgctcagatggagaccgagtggcagtttccaaaacatacggcaaagaacgtgaaagatgttgctcctgaatttaaaattcaggagaaaaacaaatttgaagggctcttggaagtttccgatgtccccagaagcggtggaagaatcccgcccatcatcatgacagctactggcactcacggcagcatgatcgagtcgatcaagaagtttataaaagacttcacaatgacttacattggtcaaaataatgtcaagatacaatgtaaaagtcttgaagactttaaaaaacttcgggatggattgacaccagaccgacaattccataccttttccaggaaggaggaaaaggaaataaaaagtgtcgtacgtggcttgccgaaattgccggaagctgatattaaagatgacatcatcagacagggattccctgtaaccaaagtcatacagatgaagacgaaggagcctaggagcaacgccaccgagctatacttggtgttcttcgagccatcggtatcggcaaagaagattaaagaaatccggtacatctgttacacaaaggtcagtgtcgttaaatatactagtaaatcacaaaatattactcaatgtttcagatgccaagaatatggacacgctgcgaaaaactgcaatcggcaggccaagtgcgtcaaatgtgccggcactcacctcaccgcacaatgcaataaaggaatagttacccctgctgtctgctcaggctgttcaggatctcaccccgctaacttcaaagactgtccaaaaagacagagctatctgaaaatgctggaatcgaggaagaatcgagcatcaattgtcaaagccaacccttggaaactcccagtggcgcagccacaaaatatcccggtcgttaacgatcataacttcccaaagctaccgaccattaaaactccttcaccaaatatcccaaatatccctaaaaaaccccaccaaccaaccaatcccaacattcaaccaacaacagacctaacttccatggcgtctatgacgaagatgttgaagatcctccaggagattcgtgccaaggccagcggttgcaccgacaaactagagctggcactcatgcttgtcgaatatctcgatgtctttgattaa